The following proteins come from a genomic window of Nostoc sp. TCL26-01:
- the lptB gene encoding LPS export ABC transporter ATP-binding protein has product MKIVLENIHKSYGKRVIVNRVNLSVSQGEIVGLLGPNGAGKTTTFYIATGLEKPNQGRVWLDSLDITGLPMHKRARLGIGYLAQEASIFRQLSVKDNILLVFEQTNVPRWEWSKRLTTLLQEFRLERVARSKGIQLSGGERRRTELARALAAGREGPKFLLLDEPFAGVDPIAVSEIQQIVAELRDRGMGILITDHNVRETLAITDRAYILREGQILAYGTADELYNNPLVRQYYLGDNFQV; this is encoded by the coding sequence GTGAAAATTGTTTTAGAAAATATTCACAAATCTTACGGCAAGCGAGTAATTGTCAATCGCGTCAACCTTTCTGTTTCCCAGGGTGAAATTGTCGGGTTACTGGGGCCTAATGGAGCTGGTAAAACGACAACATTCTACATTGCTACAGGTTTAGAAAAACCAAATCAGGGAAGAGTCTGGCTAGATAGCTTGGACATTACTGGTTTACCGATGCACAAAAGAGCCAGATTAGGTATTGGTTATTTAGCCCAAGAAGCAAGTATTTTCCGTCAACTTTCCGTCAAAGATAATATTCTGTTGGTATTTGAGCAAACCAATGTGCCACGCTGGGAATGGTCAAAGCGATTAACCACTCTATTGCAAGAGTTCCGCTTAGAACGAGTGGCCAGAAGCAAAGGTATTCAACTGTCTGGGGGGGAAAGACGACGAACAGAATTAGCTAGGGCTTTAGCCGCCGGGCGAGAAGGTCCAAAATTCTTACTCTTAGATGAACCCTTTGCTGGCGTTGACCCAATTGCTGTATCTGAGATTCAGCAGATTGTAGCAGAATTACGCGATCGCGGTATGGGTATCCTGATTACAGATCATAACGTCCGAGAAACCCTAGCCATCACCGACCGCGCCTACATCTTACGTGAAGGTCAAATCCTCGCCTACGGTACAGCCGATGAACTGTACAATAATCCCCTAGTGCGTCAGTATTACTTGGGGGATAATTTTCAAGTGTAA
- a CDS encoding LptA/OstA family protein — MMLCHKPISKIRRLGLALLAPAALLTSVALPIATAQTPGGNRPLTIRSDIQEYDAKNQVITARGNVQMLYPARQIQATSTQAQYFSKERRIDFSGNVYILQQGGNSIRAEKVTYLIDEGRFVALPQSNRQVESIYMVEDSEIGGQANTPAPKTPELRRSN; from the coding sequence ATGATGCTTTGCCATAAACCCATATCAAAAATACGTCGCCTGGGATTAGCTTTGCTAGCACCTGCGGCATTACTCACCTCTGTCGCCTTACCCATAGCCACAGCTCAAACACCAGGGGGAAATCGCCCGTTAACTATTCGCTCTGATATTCAAGAATACGATGCCAAGAATCAAGTGATCACGGCTCGTGGTAATGTGCAGATGTTGTATCCAGCTCGACAAATTCAAGCAACATCAACTCAAGCACAGTATTTCAGCAAAGAACGCCGGATTGATTTCAGTGGCAATGTCTATATTTTGCAACAGGGTGGTAACAGTATCCGCGCCGAAAAGGTGACGTATTTGATTGATGAAGGACGATTTGTGGCTTTACCTCAATCCAATCGTCAGGTAGAGTCAATTTATATGGTGGAAGATTCAGAGATTGGTGGTCAAGCTAATACACCTGCTCCTAAAACACCAGAGTTACGGCGTTCTAATTAG
- a CDS encoding DUF309 domain-containing protein, translated as MSETMPQEFWQGVEQFNAGKFYACHDTLEALWIEASEPEKTFYQGVLQIAVGIYHLGNLNWRGAVILLGEGCNRLRRYPGIFGGIDVDELLNQSIDLLTTLQENGPDKINTENPTWTLPKIAIAK; from the coding sequence ATGAGTGAAACCATGCCCCAAGAGTTTTGGCAAGGTGTAGAACAGTTTAACGCTGGCAAGTTCTATGCCTGTCATGACACCTTAGAAGCTTTGTGGATAGAAGCCAGCGAACCGGAAAAAACCTTTTATCAAGGTGTTTTACAAATTGCCGTCGGGATTTATCATTTGGGTAATCTTAACTGGCGTGGTGCAGTCATTTTACTAGGGGAAGGTTGTAACCGCTTACGTCGTTACCCAGGGATTTTTGGTGGTATTGATGTCGATGAATTACTCAATCAGAGTATAGACTTGTTGACTACTCTACAAGAAAACGGCCCAGACAAAATCAACACGGAAAATCCAACCTGGACTTTACCCAAAATTGCGATCGCTAAATAA
- a CDS encoding ferredoxin thioredoxin reductase catalytic beta subunit encodes MISSEANTKSSDKSLEAMRHFSEQYAKRTGTYFCSEPSVTAVVIEGLAKHKDELGAPLCPCRHYEDKEAEVKATYWNCPCVPMRERKECHCMLFLTSDNEFAGQSQDISLETIKEVRESMG; translated from the coding sequence ATGATTTCATCCGAAGCTAACACAAAATCCAGTGATAAAAGCCTAGAGGCCATGCGCCATTTTTCCGAACAATATGCCAAACGTACGGGGACTTACTTCTGTTCTGAACCTTCCGTTACCGCAGTTGTCATTGAAGGATTAGCCAAACATAAAGACGAACTGGGTGCGCCTTTGTGTCCTTGTCGTCACTATGAAGACAAAGAAGCCGAAGTCAAGGCTACATACTGGAACTGTCCTTGTGTACCCATGAGAGAACGCAAAGAATGCCATTGTATGTTGTTCCTCACCTCAGACAATGAATTTGCTGGACAAAGCCAAGACATCTCTCTAGAAACCATTAAAGAAGTGCGAGAAAGCATGGGATGA
- a CDS encoding DUF58 domain-containing protein: MNIIKPITNWLEIRASAPAYTGWVLAGVAICFFGAAINTMAGWLYAISGVSFALLGIAAFLPPRSLTSLSVTRRPIQPVSAGDDLILELEIYNQSQQSASLLQVEDILPFVLGKPIKKAIETIPSQENYRCVYYHPTQKRGIYRWHTVELATGAPLGLFWCRRQRQCEATAIVYPQVLTLTTCPLVDEVGQEESQKSEYRGKPLQTATSGLVRSLRPYRLGDPTRLIHWRTSARYGELRVRELETVTAGQEIVIALDTAGNWHTDNFEQAVIAAASLYFYAQHQQLQVQMWTASTGLVKGERVVLETLAAARLQEEPSNQPPQTYPEIWLTQNSLTLSILPPGSRWVLWQDLSSPLEKLINQDFPGIIIETEKSLQPQLQKSLHSS; this comes from the coding sequence ATGAATATTATCAAACCCATCACTAACTGGTTAGAAATTCGTGCTAGCGCCCCTGCGTATACTGGCTGGGTGCTGGCAGGTGTGGCTATTTGTTTTTTTGGTGCAGCGATTAATACAATGGCTGGATGGTTGTATGCCATTAGCGGTGTGAGTTTTGCCCTGTTAGGGATAGCAGCATTTTTACCACCGCGATCGCTCACCAGTTTATCAGTTACTCGTCGTCCCATCCAACCCGTATCCGCCGGGGACGATTTGATACTTGAGTTAGAAATTTATAATCAGTCCCAACAATCAGCTAGCTTATTGCAAGTCGAAGATATATTGCCATTTGTCTTAGGGAAACCCATCAAAAAGGCAATAGAAACAATTCCTAGTCAAGAAAATTATCGTTGTGTATATTATCACCCAACTCAAAAACGAGGGATTTATCGCTGGCACACAGTTGAATTAGCTACAGGTGCGCCTTTAGGTTTATTTTGGTGTCGTCGTCAGCGTCAATGCGAAGCTACAGCAATTGTCTATCCTCAAGTATTAACTTTAACAACTTGCCCCTTGGTTGATGAAGTCGGGCAAGAAGAGAGTCAAAAGAGTGAATACCGGGGTAAACCCTTGCAGACAGCCACATCGGGGTTAGTGCGATCGCTTCGTCCTTACCGCCTGGGAGATCCCACCCGGTTGATTCACTGGCGTACCAGCGCCCGCTACGGTGAATTGCGGGTGCGGGAGTTAGAGACAGTCACAGCCGGACAGGAAATCGTTATTGCCCTCGACACGGCGGGTAATTGGCACACTGACAACTTTGAACAAGCCGTAATTGCCGCAGCATCACTGTACTTTTACGCACAACATCAACAGTTACAAGTGCAGATGTGGACAGCATCGACAGGACTAGTTAAAGGCGAACGTGTTGTATTAGAGACACTAGCAGCAGCCAGACTACAAGAAGAACCAAGTAATCAACCACCACAAACCTATCCTGAGATTTGGTTGACACAAAATTCTCTCACCCTGTCTATTCTGCCTCCAGGTAGTCGTTGGGTATTGTGGCAGGATTTATCATCACCATTAGAAAAACTCATTAACCAGGATTTTCCAGGTATCATCATCGAAACAGAAAAATCACTCCAACCTCAGCTGCAAAAGTCTCTACATTCATCATGA
- a CDS encoding alanine--glyoxylate aminotransferase family protein, translated as MTTTISINDSQRLQLAPLEVPSRLLLGPGPSNAHPEVLQAMNVSPVGHLDPAFLNLMDEIQSLLRYVWQTENPLTIAVSGTGTAAMEATIANAVEPGDVVLIGVAGYFGNRLVDMAGRYGADVRTITKPWGQVFSLEEIRTALETHRPAILALVHAETSTGARQPLEGVGELCREFGTLLLVDTVTSLGGVPIFLDAWGVDLAYSCSQKGLGCSPGASPFTMSSRAVEKLQQRRTKVANWYLDMLLLGKYWGSERVYHHTAPINLYYALREALRLIAEEGLANCWQRHQKNVEYLWESLENIGLSLHVEREYRLPTLTTVRIPSGVDGKAVAKQLLNEHNIEIGGGLGELAGQVWRVGLMGFNSRKESVDQLIAALKQVLSE; from the coding sequence ATGACGACAACCATCTCCATAAATGACAGTCAACGCCTACAACTCGCACCGCTAGAAGTTCCCTCCCGGCTGCTATTGGGGCCAGGGCCATCAAATGCTCATCCAGAAGTACTACAAGCGATGAATGTCTCACCAGTAGGGCATCTTGATCCCGCTTTCCTCAACTTGATGGATGAAATTCAATCTCTGCTACGCTATGTGTGGCAAACAGAAAACCCCCTCACCATCGCTGTCAGTGGTACAGGAACAGCCGCAATGGAGGCTACCATTGCTAATGCTGTCGAACCCGGTGATGTAGTTTTAATTGGTGTAGCCGGTTATTTTGGTAACCGCCTTGTAGATATGGCGGGAAGATATGGTGCAGATGTCCGCACCATAACTAAACCTTGGGGACAAGTCTTTTCCCTAGAAGAAATCCGCACAGCCCTAGAAACCCATCGCCCAGCAATTTTAGCTTTAGTTCATGCCGAAACTTCCACCGGCGCACGTCAACCTTTAGAGGGTGTGGGCGAATTGTGTCGAGAATTCGGGACTTTATTACTAGTAGATACCGTCACCAGTCTGGGTGGTGTTCCCATATTTTTAGATGCTTGGGGAGTAGACTTAGCTTATAGCTGTAGCCAAAAAGGTTTAGGTTGTTCCCCCGGCGCTTCACCCTTCACCATGAGTTCCCGCGCCGTGGAAAAATTACAGCAACGCCGTACCAAAGTGGCAAACTGGTATTTAGATATGTTGTTGTTGGGTAAGTATTGGGGTAGCGAACGTGTCTATCATCATACTGCTCCCATCAATTTATATTATGCCTTGCGAGAAGCCCTCCGTTTAATAGCCGAAGAAGGACTAGCAAACTGCTGGCAGCGTCACCAAAAGAACGTAGAGTATCTATGGGAAAGCTTAGAAAATATCGGTTTGAGTCTGCACGTAGAACGAGAGTACAGACTACCAACCCTGACAACAGTCCGTATTCCCAGTGGAGTTGATGGTAAAGCAGTAGCCAAGCAGTTACTCAACGAACATAACATTGAAATTGGCGGCGGTTTAGGCGAATTAGCCGGTCAAGTTTGGCGTGTCGGACTCATGGGTTTCAACAGTCGTAAAGAAAGTGTAGACCAACTTATAGCAGCGCTAAAGCAAGTTTTATCTGAGTGA
- a CDS encoding DUF1499 domain-containing protein: protein MVFAGKRPNNLGVRDGKLAACPNSPNCVSSQSADTVHQIAPLTFSLTPQQAIANLKTVIQSLPRTKIINEGEDYIYAEFTSALMGFVDDVEFYLDNNANVIHVRSASRLGQSDLGVNRQRIETIKSKFNELSS from the coding sequence ATGGTTTTTGCAGGCAAAAGACCGAATAATTTAGGTGTGCGTGATGGTAAGTTAGCTGCTTGTCCTAACTCTCCTAACTGTGTATCTAGTCAGAGTGCAGACACAGTTCACCAAATTGCGCCTCTAACTTTTAGTTTGACACCACAACAGGCGATCGCTAATCTGAAAACAGTGATTCAATCCTTACCCAGGACGAAAATCATCAATGAAGGTGAGGATTATATTTACGCTGAATTTACCAGCGCTTTGATGGGATTTGTCGATGATGTAGAGTTCTATTTAGATAATAATGCTAATGTGATTCACGTGCGATCGGCTTCCCGTTTGGGTCAAAGTGATTTGGGTGTGAATCGTCAAAGAATAGAAACAATTAAAAGCAAATTTAATGAATTAAGTTCGTAA
- a CDS encoding glycosyltransferase family 4 protein produces MRIAQVAPLWERVPPPAYGGIELVVGLLTDELVRRGHEVTLFASGDSISLAELVSVHPRALRLDSSIKEYGIYEMLQLGSVYERAAEFDIIHSHMGCAGLAYSKLVKTPTIHTLHGVFTPDNEKMFQYAKDQPFVSISDAQRELRLGLNYTATVYNGIDVSSYKFYPQPDELPYLAFLGRISPEKGTHLAIAIAKQAGWRLKIAGKVDVVDTEYFEKDIKPLIDGQQIEYLGEANHEQKNALMGGAVATLFPITWREPFGLVMVESMASGTPVIAMKLGSTSEVIADGKTGFLCHSVDECINAINKVTELDRYACREYVQQRFSLQAMTDGYEAVYRQILQERFASNGNLRSKAGLVNIRN; encoded by the coding sequence ATGCGAATTGCTCAAGTAGCTCCATTATGGGAAAGAGTACCGCCGCCGGCTTATGGTGGTATTGAGTTAGTAGTGGGGTTACTAACTGATGAGTTAGTCCGACGTGGACATGAAGTAACACTGTTTGCATCTGGAGATTCTATTAGTTTAGCAGAGTTAGTATCAGTTCATCCCCGCGCTTTGAGGCTGGATTCTAGTATTAAAGAATATGGCATTTATGAAATGCTACAATTGGGTTCAGTATACGAACGTGCAGCAGAATTTGATATCATTCATTCCCACATGGGTTGTGCTGGACTTGCTTACTCAAAACTGGTAAAAACTCCGACGATTCATACCTTACATGGTGTTTTTACTCCTGATAACGAAAAAATGTTTCAATACGCTAAAGATCAACCTTTTGTGAGCATTTCTGATGCACAACGGGAACTCAGATTAGGGCTGAATTATACAGCAACGGTTTACAACGGCATTGATGTTAGCAGTTATAAATTTTATCCCCAACCTGATGAGCTACCATATTTAGCCTTTTTAGGGCGGATTTCTCCAGAAAAAGGCACACATCTGGCAATAGCTATTGCTAAACAAGCTGGGTGGCGATTGAAAATAGCAGGAAAGGTAGATGTTGTAGATACAGAATATTTTGAAAAAGATATTAAACCTCTAATTGATGGTCAACAAATCGAGTATTTAGGTGAAGCTAACCATGAGCAGAAAAATGCTTTAATGGGTGGTGCGGTGGCAACGTTATTTCCTATTACTTGGCGTGAACCATTTGGTCTAGTGATGGTAGAATCAATGGCATCTGGCACACCAGTGATTGCCATGAAACTAGGTTCTACTTCAGAAGTAATTGCTGATGGGAAAACAGGTTTCCTTTGTCATAGTGTTGATGAGTGTATCAATGCTATTAATAAAGTTACGGAATTAGACCGTTATGCTTGTCGTGAATATGTCCAACAACGGTTTAGCTTACAAGCCATGACTGATGGCTATGAGGCAGTTTATCGGCAAATCCTGCAAGAACGCTTTGCGAGTAATGGCAATCTCCGTAGTAAAGCTGGTTTAGTTAACATTCGCAATTAG
- a CDS encoding ABC transporter permease, with the protein MNISTNKGKPLVSWQAVFSVIMFILMYLPIIVLGFYSFNQSPYSASWQGFTLDWYRKLLSDDRILSALQNSLIVAFCAVGVAAVLGTLMAVGLARYQFPGKRLYQGIAYLPLIIPDIAIAVATLVFLATFAIPLSIWTIVAAHVVFCLAYVGLVVSSRLTNLDPHLEEAALDLGATPVQAFLQVLLPQLMPGIVAGCLLAFVLSLDDFLIASFTAGSGSNTLPMEIFSRIRTGVKPDINALSILLILVSAIVAFIAESIRALGERK; encoded by the coding sequence ATGAATATTTCTACAAATAAAGGAAAACCGCTTGTCTCATGGCAGGCGGTTTTCTCAGTAATCATGTTTATACTCATGTATCTGCCGATTATAGTACTGGGTTTTTATAGCTTCAATCAATCACCTTATAGTGCCAGTTGGCAAGGCTTCACCCTTGATTGGTATCGCAAGTTGTTGAGTGACGATCGCATTTTATCAGCTTTGCAAAATAGTTTAATTGTCGCCTTTTGTGCTGTGGGTGTTGCTGCAGTGCTGGGGACTTTGATGGCTGTGGGGTTGGCGCGTTATCAGTTTCCTGGTAAAAGATTGTACCAAGGGATTGCTTATCTACCGTTAATTATTCCCGATATTGCGATCGCTGTTGCTACTCTTGTTTTCCTGGCTACCTTTGCTATCCCTTTGAGTATCTGGACAATTGTGGCTGCTCATGTAGTGTTTTGTCTAGCTTATGTTGGGTTGGTAGTCTCATCACGCTTAACCAATTTAGATCCTCATTTAGAAGAAGCTGCATTAGATTTAGGTGCGACACCAGTACAAGCTTTTCTCCAAGTATTATTACCGCAGTTAATGCCAGGAATTGTCGCTGGTTGTTTACTAGCATTTGTCCTCAGTTTAGATGATTTTCTCATTGCTAGTTTTACTGCGGGTAGCGGTTCTAACACTCTACCAATGGAAATTTTTAGTCGGATTAGAACAGGTGTGAAACCTGATATTAATGCTCTCAGTATTTTACTAATTTTAGTATCAGCAATTGTTGCTTTTATTGCAGAATCAATTCGCGCATTGGGAGAGCGTAAATAA
- a CDS encoding bifunctional serine/threonine-protein kinase/formylglycine-generating enzyme family protein: MQICQNPNCSNPFNPDGNRFCISCGQSNFGQLLRNRYRVLRLLGEGGFSKTYAAEDADRLDAPCVIKQFFPQIQGTGQRNKAAEFFKEEAFRLYELGENHSQIPRLLAYFEQGSSLYLVQEFIKGLTLIQEVEQQPFNEVKIRQLLSDLLPVLEFIHFHNVIHRDIKPENIIRRESDSKLVLIDFGGAKQVTQTSIARQATAIYTLGYAPTEQMAGFACHASDLYALGVTCVRLMTQCLPQQNPYGHIDDGLYDPMNGKWLWQEYLQQQNITISDDLSNILNKLLQHLPSDRYQSAVEVIDDLKLSTKLPIETQIFPNTQPTLVPVAPTTQKTKLPLPPLKTFEFDVVTVDTAGRIVNRDRTNALCFMEELSKDVKLEIVSIPGGAFLMGSPNFEGDADERPQHQVAIAPFFMGKFPITQAQWRAVASFPKIKQPLNPYPSKFKGQNRPVENVSWHEVLEFCARLSHKTGREYRLPSEAEWEYACRAGTTTSFHFGETITPNLANFSNETHHTYRKETSDVGSFQVANTFGLYDMHGLVWEWCADPWHNNYHDAPTDGSIWEDGGDIYRRVLRGGSWNFSAELCRSASRSWNESDGGLRICGFRVVFSAI; encoded by the coding sequence ATGCAAATCTGCCAAAATCCCAATTGCTCAAACCCTTTCAATCCTGATGGCAACAGATTTTGTATCAGTTGCGGACAAAGTAACTTTGGCCAACTCTTAAGAAATCGCTATCGCGTATTAAGGCTATTAGGTGAAGGTGGATTTAGTAAAACATACGCAGCCGAAGATGCAGATAGATTAGATGCGCCTTGTGTCATCAAACAATTCTTTCCGCAAATTCAAGGCACTGGACAACGGAATAAAGCCGCAGAATTCTTTAAGGAAGAAGCATTTCGGTTATATGAACTGGGAGAAAATCACAGTCAAATACCGAGATTACTAGCTTATTTTGAACAAGGTTCTAGCTTATATCTAGTGCAAGAATTCATTAAAGGTTTAACTCTGATACAAGAAGTTGAACAACAACCCTTTAATGAAGTAAAAATTCGTCAACTGTTAAGTGATTTATTACCAGTACTGGAATTTATTCATTTTCATAACGTTATTCACCGGGATATTAAACCAGAAAATATTATCCGTCGTGAGAGTGACAGTAAGTTAGTATTGATTGATTTTGGTGGTGCTAAACAAGTCACTCAAACAAGTATAGCGAGACAAGCAACAGCTATTTATACCCTTGGTTATGCACCTACAGAACAAATGGCAGGTTTCGCTTGCCATGCTAGTGATTTGTATGCTTTGGGTGTAACTTGTGTGAGACTAATGACACAATGTCTACCACAACAAAATCCCTATGGACATATTGATGATGGTCTTTATGATCCGATGAATGGTAAGTGGTTATGGCAAGAGTATTTACAACAACAAAATATTACCATTAGCGATGATTTAAGCAATATCTTAAATAAATTACTCCAGCATTTACCTAGTGATAGATATCAATCAGCAGTAGAAGTAATTGATGACTTGAAGTTATCGACAAAACTGCCGATAGAAACACAAATTTTCCCAAATACTCAACCAACATTAGTTCCGGTAGCACCAACCACCCAAAAAACCAAACTACCCCTACCCCCCTTAAAAACTTTTGAGTTTGATGTGGTGACGGTAGATACGGCGGGTAGAATAGTGAACCGCGATCGCACTAATGCTCTGTGCTTTATGGAAGAATTGAGTAAAGATGTAAAGTTAGAAATAGTGTCTATCCCTGGTGGTGCATTCCTCATGGGTTCACCCAACTTTGAGGGAGACGCAGACGAACGTCCCCAACACCAAGTAGCGATCGCCCCCTTTTTTATGGGAAAATTCCCTATAACCCAAGCACAATGGCGAGCTGTTGCATCTTTTCCCAAAATCAAACAACCACTAAATCCTTATCCTTCCAAATTCAAAGGTCAAAATCGTCCAGTGGAAAATGTCTCTTGGCATGAAGTTTTAGAATTTTGTGCCAGACTATCACACAAAACTGGACGAGAATATCGTCTACCCAGTGAAGCAGAATGGGAGTATGCTTGTCGCGCCGGAACTACCACATCGTTTCACTTTGGCGAAACCATTACCCCCAATTTAGCCAACTTTAGCAACGAGACTCATCACACATACCGTAAAGAAACTTCTGATGTCGGTAGTTTCCAGGTAGCCAACACCTTTGGATTATATGATATGCACGGGTTGGTGTGGGAATGGTGTGCTGACCCTTGGCATAACAACTATCACGATGCACCGACAGATGGTAGCATCTGGGAAGACGGTGGTGATATCTATCGTCGGGTTTTACGTGGTGGTTCCTGGAACTTTAGCGCCGAACTTTGCCGCAGCGCCAGCCGTAGCTGGAACGAGTCGGACGGCGGCTTGCGGATATGTGGCTTTCGAGTTGTGTTTTCCGCAATATAA
- a CDS encoding TIGR03792 family protein: MVIEFLKFKVDPNLRENYIQKDAEIWTAALAEYPGFLGKEVWINPDDPTEVIFLIRWTTLELLQAIPTSDAEKIEQRFAQAVGHTHELVQSGVYQVQELSQSA, from the coding sequence ATGGTTATAGAATTTCTTAAGTTCAAAGTTGACCCTAATCTCCGGGAAAATTACATTCAGAAAGATGCGGAAATTTGGACAGCAGCGTTGGCTGAGTATCCTGGTTTTCTGGGTAAGGAGGTGTGGATTAATCCTGATGATCCCACAGAGGTGATTTTCCTGATTCGTTGGACAACTCTGGAACTATTGCAAGCTATACCAACATCAGATGCAGAGAAAATTGAGCAAAGGTTTGCTCAAGCTGTCGGTCATACTCATGAGTTAGTGCAGTCAGGGGTATATCAGGTACAGGAATTAAGTCAGTCAGCTTAA